In the Candidatus Kryptobacter tengchongensis genome, one interval contains:
- a CDS encoding agmatinase yields the protein MKTLGKDKNFLSIPEDFSNLENSKIVILPAPYEHTTSYIKGTILGPEKLLEASHQVELYDEEFQIELFREVGIATLEPIDFTELKDEKAVDAVYKIVLELLKKDKFVVTIGGEHTIAIGAIKAYSEAYPNLTILHFDAHSDLRDEYQGNKYSHASALARVYEFNKNLVQVGIRAQDVEEAKFIKENKIKTFYAWEIKSGKYNKDGKTWHDVVISELGENVYITFDLDYFDPSVMPAVGTPVPNGLYWDETIELIKKVSENKNVVGFDIVELCPLTGLEYPNFTAAFLTNKLLNIIFSQKIKAKD from the coding sequence ATGAAAACGCTTGGGAAAGATAAAAATTTTCTTTCTATCCCTGAAGATTTTTCAAATCTTGAAAACTCAAAAATCGTGATCCTACCAGCACCATATGAACATACGACAAGCTACATAAAAGGCACAATTCTTGGACCCGAAAAATTACTTGAAGCCTCCCATCAAGTTGAACTTTATGATGAAGAATTTCAAATTGAACTCTTTCGGGAGGTTGGAATTGCAACACTTGAACCAATTGATTTTACGGAATTAAAAGATGAAAAAGCAGTTGACGCTGTCTATAAAATCGTTCTTGAACTTTTGAAAAAAGATAAATTTGTCGTCACAATTGGCGGTGAACACACCATTGCAATCGGGGCAATTAAAGCTTACTCCGAAGCTTATCCAAACTTAACAATTCTCCATTTTGATGCTCACTCTGATTTGAGAGATGAATATCAAGGGAATAAATACAGCCATGCCTCGGCTCTTGCACGAGTTTATGAGTTTAACAAAAACCTCGTTCAGGTTGGGATAAGGGCACAAGATGTTGAAGAGGCAAAGTTTATAAAAGAAAACAAAATAAAAACTTTTTACGCATGGGAGATAAAATCGGGCAAATACAATAAAGATGGAAAAACCTGGCATGATGTTGTGATTTCGGAACTTGGCGAAAATGTCTATATAACTTTTGATCTTGATTATTTTGACCCAAGCGTTATGCCAGCAGTTGGAACACCCGTCCCAAATGGCTTATACTGGGATGAAACGATTGAATTAATCAAAAAAGTATCCGAAAATAAAAATGTCGTCGGTTTTGATATCGTTGAACTTTGTCCCTTGACAGGGCTTGAATACCCGAATTTTACAGCTGCATTTTTGACAAATAAACTTCTTAACATCATCTTCTCACAAAAAATTAAAGCAAAAGATTGA
- a CDS encoding ATPase/GTPase, AAA15 family, whose amino-acid sequence MIKKVKISNFRSIEKLEIKIAPLTVLYGPAASGKSSFLYSFLVLKNFIINPNQQSDGFFNLGFMNLGGFDNCVFNHDKERTVDIFISIDDGEYGISLKKNSADIFLNSEIIKMQAKVSIPYGLNQNFTFMIKEDEQEYTVNWNGISSSVSPKQPIAETQNKATEFSIKLNKLPDYLKGKIDIAPHRRGFFLPNYSPAPVSPNPTSDVEVASIIINDPDLPPKISVDLEKIFNRDFRLYIPPGIATAFFQTTDKSSRTPVYLVNDGFGVNQVVYLLAKIYRPEIKTILIEEPEVHLHPSIIRSLVKTFCSIIKEEEKQIILTTHSEVFVSSLLSAVRRKDIKPEDVKCYLVKKEKRSTKFEEQKINEKGQIEGGLSSFVEGELEDLKVFFEKS is encoded by the coding sequence GTGATAAAAAAAGTTAAAATATCCAATTTTCGCTCAATAGAAAAATTAGAAATTAAAATTGCACCACTCACTGTTTTGTATGGTCCAGCTGCTTCTGGCAAATCAAGTTTTCTTTACTCATTCCTTGTTTTAAAAAATTTCATTATAAATCCAAATCAACAATCAGATGGTTTTTTCAATCTTGGTTTCATGAATCTTGGTGGCTTTGATAACTGTGTTTTTAATCACGACAAAGAAAGAACAGTAGATATATTTATCTCTATTGACGACGGAGAGTACGGAATATCACTAAAGAAAAATTCAGCTGATATTTTTCTAAACTCAGAAATCATAAAAATGCAAGCTAAGGTGAGCATACCTTACGGACTTAATCAAAACTTCACATTTATGATTAAGGAGGATGAGCAAGAATATACTGTAAACTGGAATGGAATTTCATCCTCAGTTTCACCCAAACAACCAATAGCTGAAACACAGAATAAAGCAACTGAATTTTCAATCAAACTTAATAAGTTACCAGATTATTTGAAAGGAAAAATTGATATCGCACCGCATCGTAGAGGTTTTTTTCTTCCGAATTATTCACCTGCTCCAGTATCTCCAAATCCAACATCTGATGTTGAGGTTGCTTCAATTATCATTAATGATCCAGACCTTCCACCTAAAATATCAGTTGATCTAGAAAAGATTTTCAATAGAGATTTTAGACTTTATATACCACCAGGAATAGCAACAGCATTCTTCCAGACAACAGACAAGAGTTCAAGAACCCCTGTATATCTTGTAAATGATGGATTTGGAGTAAATCAGGTTGTCTATCTTCTTGCAAAAATTTATAGACCTGAAATAAAAACGATTCTAATAGAAGAACCTGAAGTTCATCTTCACCCATCTATTATTCGTTCCCTTGTGAAAACTTTTTGCTCAATCATTAAGGAAGAAGAAAAACAAATAATTTTAACTACTCACAGTGAGGTATTTGTTAGCTCACTCTTATCAGCGGTGAGAAGAAAAGATATAAAACCAGAAGATGTGAAATGTTATCTTGTGAAAAAAGAGAAAAGAAGCACAAAGTTTGAAGAACAAAAAATTAATGAAAAAGGACAAATTGAGGGGGGACTTTCTTCATTTGTAGAAGGTGAATTGGAAGATTTAAAAGTCTTCTTTGAAAAAAGTTAA